One genomic segment of Helianthus annuus cultivar XRQ/B chromosome 14, HanXRQr2.0-SUNRISE, whole genome shotgun sequence includes these proteins:
- the LOC110904211 gene encoding protein SRC2-like has translation MEYTLDFTLVSAKGLTKASTISGTADQKVQKFKTHIDKDGGSDPMWNFPMKFTMNEAAGLENRLTLVVKIKGARMFLDKNLGEVRVPIKELLEGSKTEGKTMQNVSYQVRGRYGEPDGVVSFSYKLGSGSVYRPHAVRGAGGQGSSGNGFGTGLIDELLIRDVANSSGCGGGVVRRANSFPTISKRVFKSRVHAPLIP, from the coding sequence ATGGAGTACACCCTAGACTTCACTCTCGTCTCCGCAAAGGGACTAACAAAAGCTAGCACCATCTCAGGCACTGCAGACCAAAAGGTACAAAAGTTCAAAACCCACATTGATAAAGATGGTGGTTCAGACCCCATGTGGAATTTCCCCATGAAGTTCACTATGAATGAAGCCGCAGGCCTTGAGAACCGTCTGACGCTAGTGGTAAAGATCAAGGGTGCGAGAATGTTTTTGGATAAGAATTTGGGAGAAGTTCGTGTGCCGATCAAAGAGCTTCTTGAAGGCTCAAAAACCGAAGGGAAGACGATGCAGAATGTGAGTTATCAGGTGAGAGGGAGGTATGGTGAACCCGACGGAGTTGTCAGTTTTTCATATAAACTGGGATCTGGTTCTGTTTATCGACCGCATGCAGTGCGTGGAGCAGGTGGACAGGGCAGCTCTGGTAATGGGTTTGGAACCGGTCTTATTGATGAGTTGTTGATCAGGGATGTTGCTAACAGTTCTGGCTGCGGTGGTGGCGTTGTGAGACGTGCCAACTCTTTTCCTACAATCTCCAAGCGTGTGTTCAAGAGCCGAGTCCATGCACCTTTAATTCCTTAA
- the LOC110904210 gene encoding AP-2 complex subunit alpha-2: MALSGMRGLSVFISEIRNCQNKEQERLRVDKELGNIRTRFKNEKGLTPYEKKKYVWKMLYIFMLGYDVDFGHMEAVSLISAPKYPEKQVGYLVTSCLLNENHDFLRLAINTVRNDIIGRNETFQCLALTLVGNIGGREFAESLAPDVQKLLISSSCRPLVKKKAALCLLRLVRKNPDVVNVDGWSDRMAQLLDERNVGVLTSSMSLFVSLVSNNHEAYWSCLPKCVKVLERLARNQDVPQEYTYYGIPSPWLQVKTLRALQYFPTIEDPNTRRALFEVLQRVLMGTDVVKNVNKNNASHAVLFEALALVMHLDAEKEMMSQCVALLGKFIAVREPNIRYLGLENMTRMLMVTDVQDIIKRHQAQIITSLKDPDISIRRRALDLLYAMCDTSNAKDIVEELLQYLGTAEFAMREELALKAAILAEKFAPDLSWYVDVILQLIDKAGDFVSDDIWFRVVQFVTNNEDLQPYAALKAREYLDKPAIHETMMKVSAYLLGEYSHLLARRPGCSPKEIFGIIHEKLPTVSTPTISILLSTYAKILMHSQPPDPELQNQIWAIFSKYETSIDAEIQQRAVEYFTLSKKGAALMDILAEMPKFPERESSLIKKAEDTEADTAELSAIKSRAQQQASNALVVTGQQPTNEPLQVTQLGMVKIPSINMENNHVDQEVAQTNGITGDVEPQNADILGDLLSPLAIEGPPGVSGTETLSEDGALALAPVGEQENAIKPIVDIVERFHALCVNDSGVLYEDPYVQIGIKAEWRGHQGRLVLFLGNKTTSSLDAVQAVILPPSHMKLELSSVPEIIPPRSQVQCPLEVVNLRPSRDVAVLDFSYKFGTNLVDNKLRIPAVLNKFFQPITLSAEEFFPQWRSLAAPPLKLQEVVRGVRPMSLGEMANLLNSLRLIVSPGLDPNANNLVASTTFYSESTRSMLCLVRIETDPADRTQLRMTVASGDPTLTLELKEFIKEQLISIPTASKPPVPQQPQPTTQPISSSDPGALLAGLL, translated from the exons ATGGCGTTGTCCGGCATGAGAGGTCTCTCCGTCTTCATCTCCGAAATTCGTAACTGCCAGAACAAAGAGCAAGAACGTCTTCGTGTTGATAAAGAGCTCGGCAATATCCGCACTCGTTTCAAAAACGAAAAG GGGTTAACACCATACGAGAAGAAGAAATATGTCTGGAAAATGCTTTACATATTTATGCTGGGATATGATGTGGATTTTGGGCATATGGAAGCTGTTTCTTTAATATCTGCACCAAAATACCCAGAAAAGCAG GTTGGGTATTTAGTGACATCTTGCTTGCTCAATGAGAATCATGACTTTTTAAGATTAGCAATCAATACAGTTCGTAATGATATTATTGGCCGCAACGAAACGTTTCAGTGTTTGGCATTAACACTG GTTGGGAATATAGGTGGTAGAGAATTTGCTGAATCGCTAGCACCTGATGTTCAAAAGTTACTT ATCTCAAGTAGTTGCAGACCACTGGTGAAAAAGAAGGCTGCACTTTGTCTCCTTCGGCTTGTTAGAAAAAACCCTGATGTTGTCAATGTTGATGGCTG GTCAGACCGAATGGCACAATTATTAGATGAGCGCAATGTTGGCGTTTTAACATCATCGATGAGCCTGTTTGTTTCTTTAGTGTCTAATAACCATGAAGCGTACTGGAGTTGTTTACCAAAATGTGTTAAAGTATTGGAAAGACTTGCTAGAAATCAAGATGTACCTCAAGAATATACATATTATGGTATTCCTTCACCCTGGCTTCAG GTGAAAACACTGAGGGCCCTTCAATATTTCCCAACAATTGAAGATCCAAACACAAGAAGAGCATTGTTTGAGGTTCTACAACGAGTACTCATGGGAACAGATGTTGTGAAAAATGTTAATAAGAACAACGCATCTCACGCTGTCTTATTTGAAGCTCTTGCTCTAGTAATGCATCTTGATGCCGAAAAAGAGATGATGTCACAATGTGTAGCTTTGCTTGGGAAATTTATCGCCGTTCGTGAGCCGAATATCCGCTATCTTGGTCTA GAGAATATGACTCGAATGCTGATGGTTACAGATGTTCAGGACATTATTAAGAGACATCAAGCTCAAATTATTACCTCACTGAAAGATCCTGACATCAG CATACGGAGACGTGCGCTGGAtctactttatgctatgtgtGATACTTCAAATGCTAAAGACATTGTTGAAGAATTATTACAG TATCTCGGAACAGCAGAATTCGCAATGCGTGAAGAGCTGGCACTAAAAGCTGCTATTCTTGCAGAGAAATTTGCCCCTGATTTATCATG GTATGTGGATGTTATTCTTCAGTTGATTGACAAAGCAGGAGACTTTGTCAGTGATGATATTTGGTTTCGTGTCGTGCAATTTGTAACTAACAATGAAGACCTCCAG CCTTATGCAGCCTTGAAAGCTAGAGAGTATCTCGATAAGCCTGCAATACACGAGACAATGATGAAG GTTAGTGCGTATCTGCTTGGAGAATACAGCCACCTTTTGGCCAGAAGACCCGGGTGTAGTCCAAAGGAAATATTCGGCATCATACACGAGAAGCTTCCTACCGTCTC GACACCTACGATTTCCATTCTTCTCTCAACGTATGCAAAAATTTTAATGCACTCACAACCACCAGATCCGGAACTGCAAAATCAGATTTGGGCAATATTCAGCAA ATATGAAACGAGCATTGATGCTGAGATACAACAACGAGCTGTCGAGTATTTTACATTGAGTAAGAAAGGTGCAGCCCTGATGGATATATTAGCAGAAATGCCCAAGTTCCCTGAGCGTGAG TCATCATTGATTAAAAAAGCCGAAGACACTGAAGCTGACACAGCAGAGCTAAGTGCTATCAAGTCGCGGGCCCAACAGCAGGCTTCTAATGCCCTGGTGGTGACAGGTCAGCAGCCTACAAATGAACCGCTACAAGTGACCCAACTTGGAATGGTCAAGATCCCTAGCATCAACATG GAAAATAATCACGTGGACCAAGAAGTGGCCCAAACGAATGGGATTACGGGTGACGTTGAGCCACAAAATGCTGATATTCTTGGAGATCTTTTAAGCCCACTGGCTATTGAAGGCCCACCAGGTGTTTCTGGGACCGAAACCCTAAGTGAAGATGGTGCATTAGCTCTTGCACCTGTTGGAGAGCAGGAAAATGCTATCAAG CCGATAGTAGATATCGTAGAAAGATTCCATGCCTTATGTGTCAATGATAGTGGAGTTCTATATGAGGATCCTTATGTCCAG attggtatcaaagcagAGTGGCGAGGTCATCAAGGCCGACTCGTTCTCTTCTTGGGGAACAAAACGACTTCTTCACTTGATGCGGTTCAAGCGGTGATTCTGCCGCCATCCCATATGAAGTTGGAGCTTTCATCGGTACCTGAAATTATTCCTCCACGGTCACAG gTTCAATGTCCACTTGAAGTGGTAAATCTTCGCCCGAGTAGGGATGTTGCGGTTCTTGATTTCTCATACAAGTTTGGAACCAACTTG GTTGATAATAAGCTTCGCATTCCTGCAGTCTTGAACAAGTTTTTTCAGCCGATAACGTTATCTGCAGAGGAGTTTTTCCCACAGTGGAGATCACTTGCTGCACCTCCTTTGAAACTTCAAGAAGTG GTTAGAGGCGTAAGACCGATGTCCTTGGGAGAAATGGCAAATTTATTGAACAGTTTGAGGCTTATTGTTTCCCCTGGACTG GATCCAAATGCAAATAATTTAGTTGCAAGCACAACCTTCTATTCCGAAAGTACACGGTCCATGTTATGTCTG GTACGAATAGAAACTGATCCAGCCGACAGAACCCAATTACGCATGACAGTGGCATCAGGGGACCCCACACTAACATTGGA GTTGAAGGAATTCATCAAGGAACAATTAATTAGCATCCCCACAGCCTCTAAACCGCCCGTGCCTCAACAACCTCAACCAACTACTCAACCGATTTCATCGTCAGATCCTGGTGCTTTACTTGCTGGCTTGCTTTGA
- the LOC110904209 gene encoding protein RETICULATA-RELATED 1, chloroplastic, with amino-acid sequence MALSLQAFVVMKLNDSSPRNQLTINFKHKVSIFLHTPISRNPSSCRSMHKSDNLATVTPVFDSNPDQESDDEDEDDGNGNFPPGNGGDGGGGGSGGGGGSGGGGDEDEHDEKEFGPLMMFEEVMKVAESNGVNLPDDMLQAAKVTGLRKLILTRYLDLQKSGWALGFLTRTFAMLRNRLLADPSFMFKIGTEIVIDSCCATFAEVQKRGKDFWNEFELYAADLLVGIVVDVALVGMLAPYARIGKQSVASGGLFSGLRNSVAALPSSVFEFERPGCRFSAQQRLATYFYKGLLYGSIGFGCGLIGQGIANMIMNAKRRMHTSEGDVKVPPLMQSAVLWGVFLAVSANTRYQIVNGMESLVEASPLAKQVPVVAMAFTVGVRFANNIYGGMQFVDWARWSGVQ; translated from the exons ATGGCTCTTTCTCTACAAGCTTTCGTCGTTATGAAACTCAACGATTCATCACCACGAAACCAATTAACGATCAACTTCAAACACAAGGTATCTATTTTCCTACACACTCCTATTTCCAGAAACCCTAGCTCTTGCAGAAGCATGCATAAATCTGATAACCTGGCGACCGTTACACCGGTTTTCGATTCAAATCCTGATCAAGAAAGTgacgatgaagatgaagatgacggTAACGGAAACTTTCCGCCTGGTAACGGCGGAGACGGCGGCGGCGgaggaagtggtggtggtggggggagtggtggcggtggtgatgagGATGAGCATGATGAGAAGGAGTTTGGACCGTTGATGATGTTTGAGGAAGTCATGAAGGTGGCTGAATCTAACGGTGTTAATCTTCCGGATGATATGTTACAGGCTGCTAAAGTTACTGGACTTCGAAAACTTATTCTTACGCGGTATTTGGATTTACAG AAATCAGGTTGGGCTTTAGGTTTCTTGACTAGGACTTTTGCGATGCTGCGTAACCGATTGCTTGCTGATCCGTCGTTTATGTTTAAAATTGGGACCGAG ATAGTGATTGATTCTTGTTGTGCGACGTTTGCCGAAGTGCAAAAAAGAGGGAAGGATTTTTGGAATGAGTTTGAGTTGTATGCGGCGGATCTTTTGGTAGGTATAGTGGTTGATGTGGCGTTAGTTGGTATGTTGGCGCCTTATGCGCGTATCGGAAAGCAGTCGGTGGCAAGTGGTGGTTTGTTTAGCGGTTTGAGGAACTCTGTTGCAGCTCTTCCAAGCAG TGTGTTTGAGTTTGAGAGACCCGGATGTAGATTTTCAGCACAACAACGACTCGCCACGTATTTTTACAAG GGTCTTCTGTATGGTTCGATTGGATTTGGTTGCGGTCTTATTGGCCAAGGGATTGCGAATATGATTATGAATGCCAAACG GAGAATGCATACGTCAGAAGGTGATGTTAAGGTGCCTCCTTTGATGCAAAGTGCTGTTCTTTGGG GTGTTTTCCTTGCGGTGTCTGCAAATACGCGTTACCAAATCGTCAATGGGATGGAAAGCTTGGTGGAAGCTTCTCCTTTGGCAAAACAGGTCCCTGTAGTAGCAATGGCGTTTACAGTTGGGGTCCGTTTCGCAAATAACATCTATGGTGGGATGCAGTTTGTAGACTGGGCTAGATGGAGTGGGGTGCAGTAA
- the LOC110904208 gene encoding BTB/POZ domain-containing protein At3g44820, which produces MVPAGKPLGFYNEGNDWFCNAGLPSDLTIVIDEVNFHLHKFPLLSRSGKIEKLIKETQNNDNDNDKDKGTCFITLNEIPGGADGFLVAVKFCYGVPVELTPRNIVMVYCLADYLEMIDVYGDDNLFSKAENYFHKNVLKNWKDCMVALQNCETFATKADDLKIICKCLNAMSTMVCTDSSLFGWPMMMYGRLQSPGGSILWNGIDTGARIQSPESDWWFDDASCLGVALFERFVKTLEARGIPPEKLTGAIMYYCGKHLHGLGRWQGAQITKTKSIANFSTKSDTIDQRFLLETIVELLPQTKGKSICRFLLGLLRVGLILGVDAKCQDSLERRIGMQLDLATLDGLMIPSYSDSDTLYNTECVERIISYYLTSEETGSTLSSSLIPSSNVSKLVDSYMAEIASDVNLKPEKLHSLAQALPESSRSLSDGLYRAVDIYFEAHPWLPEKEKEQLCHIIDCKKLSIDACAHVSQNNRLPLRFVLQVLFFEQFHMKTALSDCLNMLNSENTPTGPMAVVPHDSAMASQIDGWVSLVRENQGLRVDMERMMARVHELEEELGKMRLELKRLS; this is translated from the exons ATGGTTCCTGCAGGGAAACCTTTGGGATTCTATAATGAAGGCAATGACTG GTTTTGTAATGCAGGTCTGCCAAGTGATCTCACTATTGTCATAGATGAAGTAAACTTCCATCTGCACAAG TTTCCTCTACTATCAAGATCAGGGAAAATAGAAAAGTTGATCAAAGAAACTCAAAATAATGATAACGATAACGATAAAGATAAAGGAACTTGCTTCATTACTTTAAACGAAATTCCTGGTGGTGCTGATGGATTTCTGGTGGCGGTTAAATTCTGTTACGGCGTTCCTGTGGAACTTACTCCGAGAAATATTGTCATGGTGTATTGTCTCGCAGACTATCTTGAAATGATCGATGTGTATGGAGACGATAACTTATTCTCCAAGGCAGAGAATTACTTCCACAAGAATGTACTAAAAAACTGGAAAGATTGTATGGTGGCTCTTCAAAACTGTGAGACTTTCGCAACAAAAGCTGATGATCTGAAAATAATATGTAAATGCTTGAATGCCATGTCAACAATGGTTTGTACGGATTCGAGTTTGTTTGGATGGCCAATGATGATGTATGGTCGGTTACAAAGCCCTGGTGGTAGCATTTTGTGGAATGGGATTGATACCGGTGCGAGAATCCAAAGCCCGGAATCTGATTGGTGGTTTGACGATGCGTCGTGTCTTGGTGTTGCTTTATTTGAGAGGTTTGTAAAAACGTTGGAAGCTAGAGGTATTCCGCCTGAGAAACTAACAG GAGCTATTATGTACTATTGCGGAAAACATCTTCATGGTTTAGGCAGATGGCAAGGCGCGCAAATTACAAAAACTAAATCAATAGCAAACTTTAGCACAAAAAGTGACACAATAGATCAAAGATTTCTACTAGAAACCATCGTAGAACTTCTCCCACAAACAAAGGGCAAGTCTATATGTCGTTTCTTGTTGGGACTTTTACGTGTCGGTTTAATATTAGGCGTTGACGCTAAATGTCAAGATTCGCTTGAAAGGAGGATAGGCATGCAGTTGGATCTCGCTACGCTAGATGGCCTAATGATTCCTAGTTATTCTGATTCTGATACATTATATAACACCGAATGTGTTGAAAGGATTATTAGTTATTATTTAACTTCTGAAGAAACGGGTAGTACACTATCTTCGTCGTTAATTCCTTCGAGTAATGTTTCTAAGCTTGTAGATAGTTATATGGCGGAGATTGCATCAGATGTGAACTTGAAACCTGAGAAGCTGCATTCACTCGCACAGGCTCTTCCGGAATCTTCTAGATCTTTAAGCGATGGATTATACCGAGCTGTGGATATATATTTTGAG GCTCATCCATGGTTGCCTGAGAAAGAAAAAGAACAACTCTGCCACATCATCGACTGCAAGAAACTATCTATTGATGCTTGTGCTCACGTTTCTCAAAACAATCGCCTCCCACTTAGATTTGTCCTCCAAGTGTTGTTTTTCGAGCAGTTTCATATGAAAACAGCGCTATCGGACTGCCTTAACATGCTGAATAGCGAAAATACCCCCACAGGTCCAATGGCCGTTGTTCCACATGATTCTGCCATGGCTAGCCAAATAGACGGGTGGGTGAGTTTGGTTCGTGAAAACCAGGGACTAAGAGTAGACATGGAAAGAATGATGGCTCGAGTGCATGAACTTGAAGAGGAGTTGGGTAAAATGAGActagagcttaaaaggttgagtTGA